Proteins encoded within one genomic window of Planctomycetia bacterium:
- a CDS encoding protein kinase: MHPQREELAAYLVGSLPESGAHVVEGHVQSCPECEATLNLLGNRSDTMLEKLRGGPPAVSADAESACRAMVEVIKDLGRDPTIPGAAAATPEAAELGSLREYKLLKKLGEGGMGAVYRALHTKLDKIVALKVLPGGRMQNSDAVARFEREMKAVGKLRHPNIVGAFDAGEANGMHFLVMELVDGENLSALIKQHAPLAVADACELVRQAAVGLQEAHEHGMVHRDIKPSNLMLTVERRKGLTTGTVKVLDMGLALLDASQPGGGDLTGTGQLMGTLHYMAPEQANDTHAVDIRADIYGLGVVLYELLTGKIPLEAKRNQSIVSKLMALTNDPTPSIGELRRDLPPSLIGLVDLMLAKKPGERPAAPDDVATALEPFAVEHHIAALLDPTAVRAPRAVASANSSSVSFTIKPTAATTVAARRSPPRIPPRVALGFAGAAAFFIALGVWFVVRDKDGKEIARVEAPEGSSISIVTPESSTTLPTKKAPVPTITSPAKTADVVRPLVEQSQYVETAEFAAWKQKVAGLSPPEQLAAILAKLKELNPGFDMQVVKHKIEGGVVTVLKLPTDQISDISPLRALSGLASLELTDGTVGDARKDAIDLMPLSSLPLRHLVLIGKRISDLAALRGLKLTSLKLARTRVTDLTPLQGMPLQALDGDEPAYPEATLAALDVLQSIKTLETAFGRRFVELQNERPTLEQLVALVRELRQANPNYDGTVRRYKYVNGRITELVLDAPGLNDFSALAPLKSLESLILSRGNYWRPTNLSALSGLRPTKLGLGGCEIEDLSPFRDMPLSWLEISHTRVRDLSQLKKMPLVDLLCTNTPWRDGAATCNFLKSIPSLKTFNGKPAAEFFSDPDGVAELETLLQKLAEANPEYDRAVRSRKLENGHLTELSLDDDTLKDFSALRMLPALKVLDLGRGHTWHAKDWTFLQEMKLTGLNLTGAQIADLAPLKGMPLAELDLSHSKVLTDLLPLKGLPLKKLRLDGDVPVTDLTPLTTLPLVELQFDKLDPQRDAPILNSINTLKMINRVPADSYWRKAGIHSP, from the coding sequence ATGCACCCGCAACGCGAAGAACTGGCCGCTTACCTTGTCGGGTCGCTCCCGGAATCCGGGGCTCACGTCGTCGAAGGGCATGTGCAATCCTGCCCTGAGTGCGAAGCGACACTCAATCTGCTCGGTAACCGCAGCGACACGATGTTGGAAAAGCTGCGCGGCGGGCCACCAGCCGTTTCAGCCGATGCCGAGAGCGCTTGTCGGGCAATGGTCGAAGTAATCAAAGACCTCGGACGCGACCCGACTATTCCGGGCGCAGCGGCCGCAACGCCTGAGGCCGCCGAACTAGGAAGTCTACGCGAGTACAAACTTTTAAAGAAGCTCGGCGAAGGAGGCATGGGCGCCGTCTATCGCGCCCTGCACACGAAGCTCGACAAGATCGTCGCTCTGAAGGTATTGCCCGGCGGGCGAATGCAGAACTCCGATGCGGTCGCTCGTTTCGAGCGCGAAATGAAGGCGGTCGGCAAGCTGCGGCATCCGAATATCGTCGGGGCGTTCGACGCCGGGGAGGCCAACGGAATGCATTTCCTTGTGATGGAATTGGTCGACGGAGAAAACCTTTCGGCGCTCATCAAGCAACATGCTCCGTTGGCGGTCGCCGATGCTTGTGAATTGGTCCGGCAAGCGGCCGTCGGGCTGCAGGAAGCCCACGAGCACGGAATGGTTCACCGCGATATTAAGCCGTCGAACCTAATGCTTACGGTGGAGCGTCGCAAAGGTTTGACGACCGGTACCGTCAAAGTTCTCGACATGGGCCTGGCACTCCTCGATGCTTCGCAGCCCGGCGGCGGCGATCTCACAGGAACCGGCCAACTGATGGGAACGCTGCACTACATGGCTCCCGAGCAAGCCAATGACACGCATGCCGTCGATATTCGGGCCGACATCTACGGCCTGGGCGTGGTGTTGTACGAACTGTTGACCGGCAAGATTCCGCTCGAAGCGAAGCGAAACCAGTCGATCGTTTCGAAGCTGATGGCGTTGACGAACGATCCGACTCCTTCGATCGGCGAACTACGACGCGACCTGCCCCCTTCGCTAATCGGGCTTGTCGATCTGATGTTGGCCAAAAAGCCTGGGGAACGGCCCGCTGCGCCCGACGATGTCGCGACGGCACTCGAACCGTTTGCGGTCGAGCATCACATCGCCGCGCTGCTCGATCCGACGGCGGTTAGAGCCCCACGAGCCGTTGCCTCGGCAAACAGTTCGTCGGTGTCGTTCACCATAAAGCCGACGGCCGCGACTACGGTCGCAGCACGACGAAGTCCACCTCGCATTCCGCCGCGCGTCGCGCTCGGCTTCGCCGGAGCGGCTGCGTTCTTCATCGCGCTCGGCGTGTGGTTCGTCGTGCGAGACAAAGACGGAAAAGAAATCGCCCGCGTTGAAGCGCCGGAGGGTAGCAGTATCTCGATCGTCACGCCCGAAAGCTCCACGACATTGCCGACCAAGAAGGCTCCCGTTCCGACGATTACCTCGCCCGCGAAAACGGCCGACGTTGTCCGCCCCCTCGTCGAACAATCTCAATACGTCGAAACTGCGGAATTCGCGGCTTGGAAGCAGAAGGTCGCCGGGTTGTCCCCGCCGGAGCAACTGGCTGCGATCTTGGCGAAGCTGAAGGAATTGAATCCCGGCTTCGACATGCAGGTGGTCAAACACAAGATTGAAGGGGGCGTCGTTACCGTACTCAAGCTCCCGACGGACCAGATCTCCGATATCTCTCCCCTGCGAGCACTTTCCGGACTGGCCTCGTTGGAACTCACTGACGGCACCGTCGGCGACGCGCGTAAAGACGCGATTGATTTGATGCCCTTGTCGAGCCTGCCGTTGCGGCACTTGGTACTGATCGGCAAGCGTATCTCCGATCTTGCGGCGCTGCGAGGTCTGAAGCTCACGTCACTGAAATTGGCTCGGACGCGCGTCACCGATCTGACTCCGTTGCAGGGGATGCCGCTGCAGGCACTCGACGGTGATGAACCCGCGTATCCAGAGGCCACTCTGGCGGCACTCGACGTCCTTCAGTCGATCAAGACGCTGGAAACTGCATTCGGACGCCGGTTTGTCGAACTGCAAAACGAGCGACCGACGCTAGAACAACTCGTTGCCTTGGTACGGGAACTGCGCCAAGCAAACCCCAACTACGACGGCACGGTCCGGCGGTACAAATATGTCAATGGGCGCATAACGGAACTCGTACTGGATGCTCCCGGGCTAAACGACTTCTCCGCACTTGCGCCATTGAAGTCGCTTGAGTCCCTCATTTTGAGTCGAGGTAATTACTGGCGACCGACAAACCTAAGCGCGCTCTCCGGATTGCGGCCGACCAAACTCGGTTTGGGGGGCTGCGAGATCGAAGATTTATCGCCGTTTCGAGACATGCCGCTGAGTTGGTTGGAGATCTCCCATACACGTGTCCGTGACTTGTCGCAGTTGAAAAAGATGCCGCTAGTCGATCTCCTCTGCACCAACACTCCCTGGCGCGACGGGGCCGCGACGTGTAATTTCCTGAAATCGATACCGTCGCTCAAGACGTTCAACGGCAAGCCGGCGGCCGAGTTTTTCAGTGATCCGGACGGGGTCGCCGAACTGGAAACGCTGCTGCAAAAACTAGCTGAGGCCAATCCCGAGTACGACCGGGCCGTCCGCAGCCGCAAGTTGGAAAACGGTCATCTCACCGAGTTGAGCCTGGACGACGATACGCTGAAAGACTTCTCGGCACTGCGAATGCTGCCGGCGTTGAAGGTGCTCGATCTGGGCCGTGGTCATACGTGGCATGCGAAGGATTGGACCTTCTTGCAGGAAATGAAGTTAACCGGCCTGAACCTTACGGGGGCACAGATTGCAGACCTCGCTCCTTTGAAGGGAATGCCGCTAGCGGAGTTGGATTTGTCTCATTCCAAGGTTCTCACGGATCTGCTGCCGCTGAAAGGGCTGCCGCTGAAAAAGCTGAGGCTTGATGGCGATGTACCTGTGACGGACTTGACCCCACTGACCACGTTGCCCCTCGTCGAACTCCAATTCGATAAGCTCGACCCTCAGCGCGACGCTCCGATTTTGAACTCGATCAACACGCTCAAAATGATCAACCGCGTGCCGGCCGATTCGTACTGGAGGAAAGCCGGAATTCACTCGCCGTGA